The segment ATAAAACAGAAATGAGCTTTACAAAAAACGTTACAAATACTTTATTAAAAAAATTTAAACTACTAATGTAATAATTTATACCGTACTCTGCTATTACGGTATGATTTTTATTCTGACAGTATTTACGTATCCCATCTCTGGAAATTATATTACTATAATAAGTTGGGAATGGACCGTATCCAGGTTTACCAGCATTTTTTTTTCTAAAAATATGCCTCCTGACAAATATGTGAAATTTAAATGGTGTGATTCTTGTTATAAAGCCATAAACAGATTTCCCATCAGGAATTTTTAAGATGAGTACTCCATCGGGTTTTAGCCAGGAAAAGAAATTATTTAACACTTTTTCCGCATTTTTTATATGTTCAAGTACATATGAATTATATATTACTTCATACTTGTTATGCTCCAGGTCAACAGTTTGTAAATCTCCAATTATAATCGTATCTAAATCATTATATTTAGTTTTTCTGATTTCCAACGATTTTTGATTGATATCAATGCCAGTGAGCTCAAAGTGTAATCCGCTGAGGTCTATGGCCCACTGCCTGCCACACCCCGCTTCCAATATTTGTAATTTAGTGGAACAGTTATGAAAATTTTCTTTAATATAATTTGAAAGAATCTCACTTTCTATTTTTTCGTTTTTCAATATCTTCATTAGCAAGTCGTTCCTTATTCTTAAAACTAAGATTTTATGTAATTGGCTTTTGGGTGTACGGACACGCTTACTTGTCCACTATTTCGACAAGTTCAATACAGGTTTCTAGAATATTTTATACAATGACAAAGTGCTTTTGTCTGTGCCATCCCCTGGCTTGAGGAATTTCAAACAAGGATTCTTAGACCACTTCACATTCTTTGGCTTTGTTTGGGAGTAAGCCTTCAGAATGGCAAGCACATGCATTCCTTCGTTTTGTGACATTCTTGAGGCGAAGCCGAAGCATCTTAAGACTTAGTACAACGTCTGTTCAAAGCGAAGAATATAATTTAAGAAATACCATTATGTACCCTCCTGTATACATCCATCGTCATTGCTGCAATCTTTTCCCAATTGTATTTTTCTCTTATCATACTAATTTGCCGGGTTTTTTCTGCTTCGGATAAAGGATTATTAATAAACTCCCGTATCTTTGCAACAAGAGATTCGACATGCCCCACCTTGAAAAATCTATCATTGTTTAATGCCACCTCCCTGTTTGCCGGTATATCAGACACAACGCATGAAAGTCCGTAACTCAAAGCCTCCAATAAAACTATTGGTAATCCCTCATAATATGAAGGCAACACAAACAAACCGGCGTTGGAGTACAATTCCTGTAACGATTTACCCGTTACAAAACCAGTTAAAATGATATTGTTGTTTTCCTGTGTACATGCTTTTAAACCAGCGCTATATGAATCTTCATGATCAGCCCTGCCGGCGATAACCAGCTTCCACTTTTCTGTTAAAAGATACGGATACTGAACTGAAAGCTGGTTAAATGCATTGATAAGGTCGTGGAACCCTTTTTCCGGCACAAAGCGTCCAACTGCTAATAAAAATCTTCTTTTAATTAAGCCGTATTTTCGTAACATCATATCACTTTGCAGGATTTGTGGTATGATTACCCCATTGGGAATAACCGTTACATATCGGTGATATTTTTCCCTGACATGCGTTGCTATGGTTTCAGAAATACAGATAATACTATTTGCCCATTTACTTCCAAATCTTTCACCTGTTTTTAAAACAGCCTTTGCCAGGATATTCCATTTTTTCCTTTTGTAGTCGGGTCCATGATTGGTCATTACCACTTTCAATCCCAAAAAACGGGCAAGTGGTATATACAGCGATGGACCTATTGCATGGACATGCAGAATATCCGGGGAAATCTTTCTGGCGGCAAAAATTCCGATAAAAGTATGAAAAAATGCCTCCAGGAATTTATTCCTGAAGCATGGCAAGGGAATCAGGGTTACCCCTTTATATTCAGAAATCGCTAAATCAACATAAGGTTTTCGGGTAAAAACAATTACCTCGTGCCCTTTTTCAACCAATTGCGGATAGAGATTTTCACAATGGGCTTCAACCCCGCCCTGGACATGGGGGAAACCACGGGTACCCAAAACTACAATTTTCAATCATCAACCCCTTCTTTCTAAATTTTACTTAATTGAAAAATGCAAGTGTTAATTAAGAAGATTTTCTCGCAAATAAGATCCCGCTTAAAACATCCATATCGCTATAATTAATAAATCGACTACATAAATATGGTTTAGTAATTCTCCATTCGGTTTGGCTTAACTTCTTTATAGGTAAAAATTTAATACCTTCCCATCCAAATTTTTCTAAAAAAATTATGTAGTCATATGCTCTTAATCTATTTGGAGAGCCTTTAAATGATAACAAATTATAAAGTTTGTCAGAATATCTATAAATATTGAGAGGGTCTCTTTCGCGTATCCATCGTGTGTGTGTTTGGAAATCAATGGTAGAAAGAATATATCCGTCTTTTTTGACTACTTGACTGAGTTGCTCAAATATTTTTCCAATATTATCAAAATGTTCAAAAGCAGCATTACTAAATACAACATCAATTTTCTCTGATTTAAGTTGAGAGAATGAAAATTTTTTGTCATAAATATAGTTGAGACGACTGTTTTTGCCTTCACGAAACCCCCGCAACTGGAGTTTTAAATCATTTATATCCGCCAGAGGAATTCGTTTTTTAATTTCTTCGAATAATTTATCGTAAAATTCTGAAGGGACATTTTTCACTAAAAAATGAACATCAAGCGCATTATATTTTCTGGCGCCTTTCGCTAACAGGATTAAACCAACACCTAAATCTGCACCTGGACCTAATTCAAGAATATTTTTGCCTTCTATGGAAAAGGCAAACTTAGTCAAACTTCTCATTTCATTAAGCCAGGTATCTACAACATTAAAATCATACTCTATGCACCTGTCATATTGTTTAACGCTAAATGGCCTTGGTGTTTTATAACCCTCTATTTCATGTCTAACTTTATTTAGTACCATGAAAACAAGCCCGACCATAAAATAAAAGAAATTTTTAAATTGTTTCATTGTAAATCTCAGAGAATAAATCAGCAAAATCTTTTATTCAAAGCACTCCTATAAATATTGGTTAATTTTTTATAGTGAATTTCTGTGCTGAACTCTTCTTCCACTTTCCTTCTTGCATTCAGCCCCATTTTTTCTATCTCAGCGGTATTTTTTGAGAGGTGAATCATTTTTGCCATTAAATCTTCTGAATTCCCTGCTTCAAATGTTAATCCTGTCTCATTATCTTTAACTAATTCTGGAATGCCACCAATCCTTGCCCCTATCACAGGCTTCCCCAAAGCAAATCCTTCAATTATCGCTCTGGGATTATTCTCATACCATTCAGAAGGGAGAATGGCAAACATCGATTTTCGAATTTCATTTTTCAACTCCTCTCCTGATTTGTAGCCTAGAAACTCAATATTCTTTAACTCTAAACTCCTTACCCTCGACTCTAAACGCTCCTTAATAGGCCCCTCACCAATAACCTTAAGTTTTATATTTAATCCCTCCATTGCCTCAATTAAGGTGTCTAAACCTTTTTCCTTCGAAAGTCTGCCAAAATAAACAATAGAGTTTTCTCGCCAATTGTATTGCGGGTCATAATCCTGCAGGTTTACAAAATTCGGCAGATACATAATCTTCCCCTTAAATCCCATTTCTTCAGCCTTATTTTTAAGAAACATACTCGGTGAAATAAAAATATCGACAAGGTCATATATATGGAGTAATTTATGGTGTAAATACATCTCTGCGGTATTTAAAAGACTTTTTACTATCGATTCTTTAACGCACCTTTTTAAAAAGCATTGATAATATTTTCCATCCTTGCAAGCTTCACAAATCCTCCCGTTGGCTAGCATATGATAGGAGGCACAAGTTATTTTGTAATCATGGAGCGTCATTACAATCGGAATATGATATTTTTTTAAAGTATGAATTATTGAAGGTGAAATCTGATGATAGATATTATGAAGATGAGCTACATCGGGCTTTTCTTTTTTTATCAATGCTTCCATCTTTCTCTTTGCCTCAAAAGAATATAAGAGTTTGACAGAAACATCTACTTTATTTTTAATGCCACCTTTTTCATAATCTATAAGAGAAACAAAATAATCATTATATGCTGACGTTAAATTTTTAGGGTGGTGCATAGAAAAGAAAATAATCTTGTGGCCCTTGTTTTCCAAAAGCTTTGCACTATCAAAAAAAACATATTCAGCCCCACCTTTACGATAAAAATATTTGTTGGCAAATAAGATTTTCATTGTTTACAGTTCAATTGTTCTATAAAATCCAATAGATTTTTTGCTTGCTTATGCCAGGTATATCTTTCTGTAATAATTTCCAAACCTTCCTTACCCCACTCTTCCAATAATTCTCTGTTTTGGTAACAGTCATTTATTGCATTGGAAATAGCCTCAGGCCTGTTTTCCTTTAAGTAATATGCACATTTTTTACCTCCCATTACCTCTCTGAAAGTCCACATATCCGTACAAATTACTATTTTTCCCATGGCAAGATATTCCAGTAATTTAATGGGATTATTATTATTCCAATACTCAATATTTGGATATGCCATAATTGCGCAATCACAATAGCTAATATACTGAGGTATCTCTGTATGTGGCACGGGTGGTAGAACAAATACATTCTTTTCCAGGTTGAGTTTATTGATCAGAAGAAGAATGTCATCCTTTGCTTTACTACCTCCAATTGCGGTTCCAATTAGAACAAGACAAACATCGTCTTTATTTACCATACTCATCGCTTGTACCGTTTCAAACAACCCCCTATTGTATGATATTTCACCATGCTGCATTATGACGAATTTATTTTTCAAGAAAAGTGGTTTATCCTTATTTTTATATTTTTGAGGCGAGAACCTCTCAATATCTACCCCTGACCCCCATACCCCTACTGTAGAAAGACCAAAATTAAAATCTTTACAAACATTTTGTTTGTAATAACTCGTAATCATGGTCATTCCGCTAAGGAAAAATTTACAATATAAATAGGATAGTTTTGTATAAAACTCAAAAAATTTATCACGTAACGTAGATTCCTGAGGTGTTAAATTATAAAAAGGAGTTCTGTTATCAACAATGATTAGTGAACGTTTTTTTTTAGGTACAAAAATAAGTGGCAAGCTAAACCAAATGGTATTGAGATCCAAAATAACTACGGTGGGAATGAATTTACAATATGTTATTATGAATTTAAAAAAACCGGTTATCAAAAAACTTGTAATCCGAAGGAATTTTATCCGTATAATGGGAATAGGAATATACTTTCCCTTATATATCTCCTCATTATTCTGTTTACCTGCTATTGCAATCACAACGTCATGTCCCAGATTTTCGATTTTGCTGCACATTTCTCTCCACGTTGTTATGTGCAATTTATCTATGTCAAACTGCAACCTGGGAAACCATAATATTTTCATTATTTTTCTTCTATACTTACAAATATCCCCGCCCATTCTTATGGTTGAATCTCAACACACGTTTTACAACAATCGAACAAGAATTCATTTCTCTTCAGAAAAGAGGCTCTTAGTTTTTTTCTGAATTCGTTGTTCCAAACCTCCTTGCCTTCCTGAAATACATTCCCATAGTCCTTGCACGTACCCATAGCACGGGAACATCCGGCTGTATTGCCTTCCATATCAATACCAAGCCAAACCCACGAAGGTTTACATATCCTTGCAGGACTTTTCAATCCCTTTTTGACCAACCTGGGCCAGTCTACCTGAACTTTTTTCTTTGCTCTCTTCCATTCAGAAAATTTTGCAACAAATTCTTCATTATCGGTAGTTAATACGCCGGTATAATCACTGTAGTTATCATGTGGTATCAGATTGTGCAAGGTTAGACGGTCAACTTTTGCCTCTTCGGCAAATTTAATAATTTCTGGCGTACGATGAAATAGATCACGCGTGAGTACAAAAGAAAGACTGAGGTACGGTTTTGCAGATTTACGTTTTTCTGCCAATAACTGAATACCTTTCAGCACGTTGTTAAAGGTATTTTCATTCCCTCCGCATGTTAGTTTATAATCTATGGCATCTAAAGAATTGAGACTAACCTCAATACCGTAAAATTCAGCATGTAAAATATCATCCATTCTATCCAGCAAAAGCGTCCCATTCGTTATCATGCTTACCCTCATTGGCCGCTTCTTAAATTCTGCGGTAATTTTAAATAGATGCTCAACCATCAAGGGTTCTCCAAAACCAGCCAGGCTCAAATGGGCAGCTTTAGGGAAATATTGCAGTATCTTCTTCGCCTGTTCAAACGACATATCATGTCTTTGACTGGAGTATTTACCTTGCGAAGACTGCCTGAGACACCACTTGCATGACAAAGTACATCTGTCGGTTACATAGAGGCAAATCTGTATAGGCTCATTCTTGCACACATAAGATTTATGTCCGTATTTTGCTAAAAGATAATTTTGAAGTTGTGGAAAGGAAAATATCCTCATTATAATCAATCCTTTTGTTGTTCAATTTCCAGGTAAATCATATTTTAACACTAGTTTTCGGAATAAAGGCAAAACCCTTTTTCATAAAAAATTTTTACATATTGACACCTATAACACGGCTATACGTGTTGACCGATCCCAAACAACCGCATTATACTCTAATTCCAATTGATGTTTTTCTAACTTATTGCGAACAATTATTCCGTTACATATTCCCAGTAATCCCCAGAATACGTGGCTATATGACAATCCATTATCAGTTAACCCAAACACCATAAAGCCAATTATCATCAGAAACGAAACTTTCGCAAAATCACATTCCTTGAAATTTTTTACTGCAAAAATGATCATCGTCAATAATACAATTAAAAAACCAAACCCTCCGAAAACTCCTGTTTCTGCAAACATTTGCATATAATCCCCATGTGCAGCAATACCAGCTAGTTCCAAATAAGTTCCTAAACCACTGCCAAATACAGGATGTTCTTTGAAGATATCCAGTCCAAATTGAAATAACTTCAATCTTCCTAGGGCAGAACTATCAACCGTAGTAGCCCGGGCGATAATCTGCCCCGACATTAATATAAAAATTACTCCTAAAGGAAAAACAAATCTCATTATCTTTTTAGGCCTGAACAAATACAGAAAAAAGAGCATTTGGGAAAAAACAGCTATCCATGTTATTCTGGTAAAAGTCAAAAATATATTGATCAAAAATAAAATAACAATAATGCCATAGAAATACTTGTTTTCTTTCTTTTTCACATAAAAATAAAGGTACAACGGTAAAAAAATTAAGAGAGCGAAGGAATAAACTGATGGATGATAAAAAGTAGTCCGTATTCTATTGTAAATTTGGATGGCCTCATGATCATAAGCATCAAGATAAACTATATTTGATATGAAACGATTATGGAAAATATTAAACCCGGTAACGTATTCAACTATTCCGTATGTCAGTAAAAAAATAAAGATGGCTGTAATGAATTTAAATATTTTCTTTTCAACATTTTTATCCTTAACAACAACAAAATAGGTTAATAAATAGAAGGAAAATCCCGAAAGTATCCTGGTTAATCCCCGGATGGATGCCGCCAGGTTTATGGTAAAAGGAGCCGTTAACAGTAAATATAGAGAAAAGAGAATTACCGGATAAATGATATTTTTATTCCAGTGGATTGATTTCATTTGGAGAAAATCTCTCATCTTAAAATAAAAAAATAGTATCATCGAAATATTAAGAATCCCAAGTAAATTAATACTCTGGTTTCCTGATAAAGAAAAACTCATTCTATTAGCGAAGCTGGATAAAACAAGATATGCTATGAAATAAACATAGATAAACGCCGTTTCGCTCCGTAAAATAAGAATTACGCCCGCAATCATTAACAGCATGCCTATAGCGAGTTTGATGTCATATAAGAGGGACGCTGCAAGCAAAAGCGAAAGGAATGCTACCGCAAAAGTGTTCTTCTTCATTTTTAAAAACCTTCCATAACTATTTTTCGAAAAATATGTATGATTCCCTTCAGATATTTTATATTGAGAGTTAAACAGAATGCCTTCAAAAAATTAAATAACGCATATTGTTTATTGTCTATAACATATAAAAATATTTTTCCACGGTAAAAATAATGCTTCGCCCGTATTCCTTTTGGTAAATTGTTTATCTTATGTTTATCAAATATCTTATTATACCCGGTAATTACTGCCAGTTTTTTATTAGTTATTCTTTCTGAATTTTTAGACCTCAAATATTTCACTAAAGGTTCAGCGTTAAAATCAAACGTACAAATTCTACTTAATCTCAGATATAAATCCCAATCCTGGCAACTCGGTAAAGTCTCATCAAAGCCCTCTATTTTTTTTAAATAACAAGTTTTTACAAGGATTGTTGAAGTTGTTCCAATACTATTCCTTTCAAGCAGCTTAGAAAACAGATTGCCCTTATCTTTAGGAATCCTTTGCTCATTTATCTCTCCATATTCATTTACAACATAAAAACCGGTATAAGAAACGCCTAAAGTACCGTCTGATTCGGAAAATAGATTTAATTGTTTCTCAATTTTTTCCGGCAACCATTCATCGTCACTATCCAGAAAGGCTATATATTCTCCCCGTGCTATCTTTATTCCTGAATTTCTTGCAGCGCTTCCTCCCCGATTACTGGTATGTTTTATATATTGTAACCTGCCATCTTTAAAATTCTGCAATACCTTCATTGTATTATCAGTAGATTTATCATCGACAATAAGGATTTCAAGATTTTTATATGTCTGATTTAATACGCTCTGTAATGCCCGAACAATTGTATGTTCTCTATTAAACGTAGGAATTACTACAGAAACTAATTTTTCCATATCTCAATCAGCCTGTGATCTATTTTAATTTTTTCATTAAAATCTTCAAATATTTATTAAACTCCCCGACATAGTATTTGGCATAAGGGTTTCGTATGGTAATTTATAGCAAAAAAACTTTAATATCGACATTTTTACGAAAACATAATAATAAAACCTTCCCAATTCTAACATCTTTCTTACCAATCCAGATTAAACATTTTATTCAATTTTGATATTTCGTTTTCAAAAAGCTTTTTTAAATAATCCCTGTGAATCTCTGGCATTTCTTTTTCGGGAGTTGAATTTATTACGGTCTCGCTAAATCTGGCAATAACCTTCTCATTACATCGCACTTCGAGAAACTTAAAGATTCTCATCAATAAATCTTTAGGATTTTTTATAATATCGTCAAAAACGCCAATAAAGAAATTTTCCTGCTTAATATATTTATTCCACATTTCTATAATTTCTGTATATTTACCACAACGCAGTATATACTCATCGTTATAAAAATTTTCAAAATCCGAAAATTTGATTTCAGGAAAAGATTTTCTTTGCCATTTTAATAAATCTTTCTTTGCATGTGACCATGCCCGGTCGATAGGATTGCGAATGAGCATAATAATTTTTATGTCCGGATTTAAAACTACAATCTCATTGATTAAACACTCCTCCATCGCTGCATAAGAGGCGGTAGATTCACCCATTACACGCGAATGAAAGCATTTTATCAAATTCATATTGCCAACTTCCAGTCTCTTGAATGTCATAAAGTTCTTAATATTATATTTTAAATACGTTAGTATCACATTTGATATCCTGGGAGAAAATTTATTTGAATACCACTCAAGCCTGTCTGAGGTATACATGTCCTCTTTTCTCTTTTTAATAAGTGCATTAAAAAAAAAGAATTCCTTTTGAAATGGTATAAATATTTGTGGATTAATTACTAAATTATTAGAAAGCCAGGTTGTTCCTGTCCTCTGTGGACCTATAATTAAAAAATCGGGGAAATAATATGTACCCTCTTTTAAACCTTTTTTATTAATATATTTTAATTTCGGGAGTATTTCATCGGTAAGTTGTATTTTCGCCATTTATATTCTCCAACTAAATCTCATATATCCGACATTCGAGAGGTTTTTATATCTCTTGTAATTTCAAAGGCTTATGAAACTGATATTTTATTGTTTAATTAGTTAAATCATTAAATAACAATGACTTAACAATTAGACTTCTCGAATGTCAGATATATTAATCTCCTTATATTAAGATTATTGTTTCATACTCAACGCAATTTGCCAATTTCTAGCCATTTTTAAATTATATACTTAACTTCGTTCAGACGTTGTCCTGAAAACTTAAGATTTTTTGGCTTCACCTCAGAATAATACAAAACGAAGGAATGACTATGCTTATCATTCTGAGGGATTGTCATGAGCAGAGCAGAAAGAATAGGAATAAAGTTCTGACAAAATCAGTCAGGGCAAAAAAAATTGGAAGGATAACATATTATACTCCCTTTGCCATATCCTCTAAACCCAAAGTTTTCAAATCAAATGGCAAAAAAATCGCTCAAAATTCTTCTTTTATCACCTGCTTAAAACTTATCTACCCAATGTTTCAAATTTCTATTTATCAAATTTTGTAATTTTAAGGTATCTTCCTTAAAAATATCAATCAGTACATTTTTTGCAGAATTATCCAGTTTCGTTTTATATAAAATCTTTTTGTAGATTTTATCTCTTAACAATATAAATTTGAATTTATACTTATCGGGTATCACAGATTTAAAATATCCGTTTAATCTATTTATTATTTTAACAAGCATTTCAGACTTGGGTATGCCTGAAGGATTCACCACTGCCTCGTATTTGACATTATAATTTGGGTCAACATCTAGAAAATTAAATAAATCCTTAATTACTCCACCTGTATCCTTTATTAAATCTTCAAAAAGATATATTCTCATATAACGAAACTCATTTAGGTATGATTTCACCATGTCATGGTACATTCCTTGCTTTATGTAATCTCTTTCTTTTTTATTAATAGCTTCCATAAAAGAAAAATTCTCGCGGTTGAGTTTCTTAAAAAAAAGCCAATGCGAATAAGCCCTTTCTGCAGGATTTCTAAGTATTGCAATAATTTTTAATTTCTTGTATTTTTCTCCGTATACTTCTTTTAAATTGGGTATTACTAAATCATATCGATACAAATAATTTGGGGATGCCTCACCTACTATTTGTCCTTCTTTTGCCTTTTTAAAAAGATTTATATAGTCCTCAATCGTAAAGACTATATTGTTACCAACAGAATTTAAGTGGCTTTTCTGAATACCTTTGTAGTAGAAAAAACGTGGTTCCTTAACTGTTGGCATGAAAATTTTTGGATGTTGTTTCAGGTAATAATACAAAGAAGTCGTTCCGCACTTTGCAGCACCTATAATGAAAAAATCAGGCAGATTAACTCTTTTCCCATCTAAATCCACAATCATTACTAACCCCCAAAATAGAACAACCTGCACTTACAACAAAAAAGAGATCGTCAAAAAAATACCTGTTAAAAGCAATGGTCATGAAGCGCATGTAACTCAAAAACAAAATTTCCAACTTTTCTCCTCTCTCAATTTTATCAAGAAACTAAAATCTTTCATAAATCATCTTTGGAATTGCATAGGTACGATTTTTCAAGACAACACCAATCAGATTGGCCTTTTTATGTTTTAAAGGTGAAATCAGTGTTTTAATCGTATGATGACGGGTCTTCCCCTCATTGATAACAAGGGCAACCCCATCCAGGTGCGGGCTAAGGACGCAGGCATCTTTAAAGTTCTTTAAGCTTGCATAATCAACGAGAACAAACTCATACTCTTCTTTGGCGATCTTCATTACATTAAGCATGCTGGTAGAATCCAAAAGCGGGGTAGGATTCAACGAAGTGCTACCTGAAGGCAATACCGTTAAATTTGAACTTATAACCCGAACCGCTTTTTCCAAGGGTATCTTCCCTTCGAGCACGTTTGCAAGGCCCCCATTCTCCGAAATATTAAAAAGCCTGTTGATTTTTGACGGAGACCTTAAGTTCACATCAATTACCATCACCTTATGACCAGCCTTGTTTGATAGAAAATTCGCAATATTGGCAGTAATGCTGGAAGATCCGTCTGACGGCGAAGCTGCAGTTATCAAAACGGATTTCAGGTTTTTGTCCTTCATTAAGAGATAGAGCTGATCAGAAAGGTTCTGATAGGGTTGAAGCAATGAAGCATTCCTCTTTGAGTCTTTAATCAGTACGCCATCCCTAAACCCCTTTTTGGGTATGCAGCCCAAGAGCGGCAAGTTGAGAAATGTCTCTACATCCTGTGGAGATTTAAATGTATGATCTATATACTCAAAACCAAAGGCAAGAATAACCCCTAAAAACAGACTCATGCTGATGGCAAGCGGCAGCATAACCTGTTTGCTCCTACCAATTGGTTGAGAGGGTACTTTGGCCTGCTCAATAATCTTGACACTTGCGGGACCAATCGCCTCTATCGCCGGAAGTGTCCCTCCGGTAAGGTTTCTGGTCATCTGATCGATCGCATTTTCTAATTGCACTATAACGGGGTGTTTTTCTCCATATTGCAACTGGAATTCCGCCATTTGCTGTTCCAGATCAAAAATAACATAGGAACGGCTCACTACGTTGGCAATCGTTGCAGCCGCAATGGGACTAAAGTCCCTGACATTTATGGTAAACAAATCCGTATTTTCTATTGGTATTACCTCAATCCTGCTTCTTAACCCTTCAACTGCCCACCGGAAGGCATCTGACTGCCATGATACTTCTCCCCCATCATATAATTCCGTACCATGCATTCCGCCTCCGGAAAGAGATGTTT is part of the Candidatus Jettenia sp. AMX2 genome and harbors:
- a CDS encoding class I SAM-dependent methyltransferase, which translates into the protein MKILKNEKIESEILSNYIKENFHNCSTKLQILEAGCGRQWAIDLSGLHFELTGIDINQKSLEIRKTKYNDLDTIIIGDLQTVDLEHNKYEVIYNSYVLEHIKNAEKVLNNFFSWLKPDGVLILKIPDGKSVYGFITRITPFKFHIFVRRHIFRKKNAGKPGYGPFPTYYSNIISRDGIRKYCQNKNHTVIAEYGINYYISSLNFFNKVFVTFFVKLISVLSLGRLCSSHNALIYIIKKSTVI
- a CDS encoding glycosyltransferase family 4 protein, which codes for MKIVVLGTRGFPHVQGGVEAHCENLYPQLVEKGHEVIVFTRKPYVDLAISEYKGVTLIPLPCFRNKFLEAFFHTFIGIFAARKISPDILHVHAIGPSLYIPLARFLGLKVVMTNHGPDYKRKKWNILAKAVLKTGERFGSKWANSIICISETIATHVREKYHRYVTVIPNGVIIPQILQSDMMLRKYGLIKRRFLLAVGRFVPEKGFHDLINAFNQLSVQYPYLLTEKWKLVIAGRADHEDSYSAGLKACTQENNNIILTGFVTGKSLQELYSNAGLFVLPSYYEGLPIVLLEALSYGLSCVVSDIPANREVALNNDRFFKVGHVESLVAKIREFINNPLSEAEKTRQISMIREKYNWEKIAAMTMDVYRRVHNGIS
- a CDS encoding methyltransferase domain-containing protein, which gives rise to MKQFKNFFYFMVGLVFMVLNKVRHEIEGYKTPRPFSVKQYDRCIEYDFNVVDTWLNEMRSLTKFAFSIEGKNILELGPGADLGVGLILLAKGARKYNALDVHFLVKNVPSEFYDKLFEEIKKRIPLADINDLKLQLRGFREGKNSRLNYIYDKKFSFSQLKSEKIDVVFSNAAFEHFDNIGKIFEQLSQVVKKDGYILSTIDFQTHTRWIRERDPLNIYRYSDKLYNLLSFKGSPNRLRAYDYIIFLEKFGWEGIKFLPIKKLSQTEWRITKPYLCSRFINYSDMDVLSGILFARKSS
- a CDS encoding glycosyltransferase, giving the protein MKILFANKYFYRKGGAEYVFFDSAKLLENKGHKIIFFSMHHPKNLTSAYNDYFVSLIDYEKGGIKNKVDVSVKLLYSFEAKRKMEALIKKEKPDVAHLHNIYHQISPSIIHTLKKYHIPIVMTLHDYKITCASYHMLANGRICEACKDGKYYQCFLKRCVKESIVKSLLNTAEMYLHHKLLHIYDLVDIFISPSMFLKNKAEEMGFKGKIMYLPNFVNLQDYDPQYNWRENSIVYFGRLSKEKGLDTLIEAMEGLNIKLKVIGEGPIKERLESRVRSLELKNIEFLGYKSGEELKNEIRKSMFAILPSEWYENNPRAIIEGFALGKPVIGARIGGIPELVKDNETGLTFEAGNSEDLMAKMIHLSKNTAEIEKMGLNARRKVEEEFSTEIHYKKLTNIYRSALNKRFC
- a CDS encoding glycosyltransferase, with product MKILWFPRLQFDIDKLHITTWREMCSKIENLGHDVVIAIAGKQNNEEIYKGKYIPIPIIRIKFLRITSFLITGFFKFIITYCKFIPTVVILDLNTIWFSLPLIFVPKKKRSLIIVDNRTPFYNLTPQESTLRDKFFEFYTKLSYLYCKFFLSGMTMITSYYKQNVCKDFNFGLSTVGVWGSGVDIERFSPQKYKNKDKPLFLKNKFVIMQHGEISYNRGLFETVQAMSMVNKDDVCLVLIGTAIGGSKAKDDILLLINKLNLEKNVFVLPPVPHTEIPQYISYCDCAIMAYPNIEYWNNNNPIKLLEYLAMGKIVICTDMWTFREVMGGKKCAYYLKENRPEAISNAINDCYQNRELLEEWGKEGLEIITERYTWHKQAKNLLDFIEQLNCKQ
- a CDS encoding radical SAM protein, producing the protein MRIFSFPQLQNYLLAKYGHKSYVCKNEPIQICLYVTDRCTLSCKWCLRQSSQGKYSSQRHDMSFEQAKKILQYFPKAAHLSLAGFGEPLMVEHLFKITAEFKKRPMRVSMITNGTLLLDRMDDILHAEFYGIEVSLNSLDAIDYKLTCGGNENTFNNVLKGIQLLAEKRKSAKPYLSLSFVLTRDLFHRTPEIIKFAEEAKVDRLTLHNLIPHDNYSDYTGVLTTDNEEFVAKFSEWKRAKKKVQVDWPRLVKKGLKSPARICKPSWVWLGIDMEGNTAGCSRAMGTCKDYGNVFQEGKEVWNNEFRKKLRASFLKRNEFLFDCCKTCVEIQP
- a CDS encoding O-antigen ligase family protein, producing MKKNTFAVAFLSLLLAASLLYDIKLAIGMLLMIAGVILILRSETAFIYVYFIAYLVLSSFANRMSFSLSGNQSINLLGILNISMILFFYFKMRDFLQMKSIHWNKNIIYPVILFSLYLLLTAPFTINLAASIRGLTRILSGFSFYLLTYFVVVKDKNVEKKIFKFITAIFIFLLTYGIVEYVTGFNIFHNRFISNIVYLDAYDHEAIQIYNRIRTTFYHPSVYSFALLIFLPLYLYFYVKKKENKYFYGIIVILFLINIFLTFTRITWIAVFSQMLFFLYLFRPKKIMRFVFPLGVIFILMSGQIIARATTVDSSALGRLKLFQFGLDIFKEHPVFGSGLGTYLELAGIAAHGDYMQMFAETGVFGGFGFLIVLLTMIIFAVKNFKECDFAKVSFLMIIGFMVFGLTDNGLSYSHVFWGLLGICNGIIVRNKLEKHQLELEYNAVVWDRSTRIAVL
- a CDS encoding glycosyltransferase family 2 protein; this encodes MEKLVSVVIPTFNREHTIVRALQSVLNQTYKNLEILIVDDKSTDNTMKVLQNFKDGRLQYIKHTSNRGGSAARNSGIKIARGEYIAFLDSDDEWLPEKIEKQLNLFSESDGTLGVSYTGFYVVNEYGEINEQRIPKDKGNLFSKLLERNSIGTTSTILVKTCYLKKIEGFDETLPSCQDWDLYLRLSRICTFDFNAEPLVKYLRSKNSERITNKKLAVITGYNKIFDKHKINNLPKGIRAKHYFYRGKIFLYVIDNKQYALFNFLKAFCLTLNIKYLKGIIHIFRKIVMEGF